One segment of Rhodopirellula baltica SH 1 DNA contains the following:
- a CDS encoding Do family serine endopeptidase — MGASAIRRRATHGNCLDEVAKHCVDFATVRAKYHSPAHPPLENTLTMRNQWKPISFALGSLWVATLTAAVVVSLPDGLRSDAMADQTTQRAGAIDPGQGLNTAQDLSASFRTVAEAMRPSVVSVSSKTSAKAVASRLPPGLRSQLPPGFEKYFEDPSQGGRQMPEREGQGSGVIVREDGYILTNNHVVEDADEVYVELSDDRRLEAEVVGTDPETDLAVLKIEADNLRAIAFGDSDAIQVGDWVLAIGSPFGLDQTVTAGIISGKNRNRRIVNNGNGFEDFLQTDAAINPGNSGGPLVNLRGELVGINTAILSRSGASAGIGFAIPVSLARPVLTSIIEYGQVRRGFLGAQVRDVTPELVAEMGLKVDDGALIQGVLDKQPAANANLQPGDVVVSVDGKKVRSSSQLVNYIASRPPGASVAMVINRDGETLTKTVNLQERTSEAMAMFNGGSVLGAKLEPITPESAQRYGYSGMDSGLIVLSVEDGGIADESGLMAGDVIESAGGNAVSSVTALQAIITEAKRQGIPLRLIIRRGNTRMIVPLQ, encoded by the coding sequence ATGGGTGCGTCCGCGATTCGGAGGCGTGCAACTCATGGCAATTGTTTGGACGAGGTCGCGAAACATTGCGTTGACTTCGCCACGGTACGAGCGAAATATCACTCACCCGCCCATCCCCCTTTGGAGAACACTCTCACGATGCGTAATCAATGGAAACCAATCAGTTTTGCTTTGGGAAGTTTGTGGGTCGCCACGCTGACCGCCGCCGTGGTGGTTAGCCTGCCGGATGGGTTGCGATCAGACGCGATGGCAGATCAAACGACCCAGCGAGCCGGTGCGATCGATCCGGGCCAAGGATTGAACACGGCTCAAGACTTGTCTGCGTCGTTTCGAACGGTCGCCGAAGCGATGCGACCCAGCGTTGTCAGCGTCAGTTCAAAGACCAGCGCGAAGGCCGTTGCAAGTCGGTTGCCGCCAGGACTGCGAAGCCAGTTGCCGCCAGGATTTGAGAAGTACTTTGAGGATCCGTCTCAGGGTGGCCGTCAAATGCCTGAACGAGAAGGCCAAGGCAGCGGCGTGATCGTACGAGAAGACGGTTACATTCTGACCAACAACCATGTGGTCGAAGACGCTGACGAAGTTTACGTCGAACTGAGCGATGATCGGCGGTTGGAAGCGGAAGTGGTTGGAACCGATCCTGAAACCGATTTGGCCGTTTTGAAGATCGAAGCTGACAACCTGCGAGCGATCGCGTTTGGCGATTCCGATGCCATTCAGGTCGGCGATTGGGTGCTGGCGATTGGCAGTCCCTTCGGTTTGGATCAAACCGTCACCGCGGGCATCATCAGTGGAAAGAATCGGAACCGCCGCATTGTTAACAACGGCAACGGGTTCGAAGACTTCTTGCAGACTGATGCGGCGATCAATCCGGGCAACTCCGGCGGCCCGTTGGTCAATTTGCGAGGTGAATTGGTCGGGATCAACACCGCGATTCTGTCACGAAGTGGTGCGAGTGCCGGGATTGGATTCGCGATTCCGGTCTCGTTGGCTCGTCCCGTTCTGACATCGATCATCGAGTATGGCCAAGTGCGTCGTGGTTTCTTGGGTGCCCAAGTTCGTGACGTGACACCTGAGTTGGTCGCCGAGATGGGTTTGAAGGTTGACGACGGTGCTTTGATTCAAGGTGTGTTGGACAAGCAGCCCGCTGCCAACGCCAATCTGCAACCAGGTGACGTCGTTGTCAGTGTTGATGGAAAGAAAGTCCGCAGCAGTTCGCAATTGGTCAACTACATCGCCAGTCGTCCGCCTGGGGCGAGCGTTGCGATGGTGATCAACCGCGATGGCGAAACGTTGACCAAGACCGTCAACTTGCAGGAACGAACCAGCGAAGCGATGGCGATGTTCAACGGTGGTAGCGTCTTGGGCGCAAAGCTTGAACCCATCACGCCCGAGTCCGCACAACGCTACGGATACTCAGGGATGGATTCGGGCCTGATCGTTCTCAGTGTGGAGGACGGAGGCATTGCGGATGAGTCGGGATTGATGGCGGGCGATGTGATCGAGAGTGCCGGTGGCAACGCGGTCAGCTCCGTCACGGCTTTGCAAGCGATCATCACAGAAGCGAAACGGCAGGGCATTCCTTTGCGATTGATCATTCGCCGTGGGAACACACGCATGATTGTGCCGCTGCAGTGA